A single genomic interval of Orcinus orca chromosome 19, mOrcOrc1.1, whole genome shotgun sequence harbors:
- the LOC125962190 gene encoding putative uncharacterized protein FLJ43944: MLCRICAPRLLLTWQRVWLLVQSVQPPEWALGPIQVTKEVEPSPVQQETPSQPPEYAEEVEPSPTQQETAGQPPEPLVEAEPSPSEKEQPTQRSEPTEPPATQQETPAQLSESNQLSLQSLLQGRWNIRQLNRNSQLNLQSMMK; this comes from the exons ATGTTATGTCGCATCTGCGCCCCACGTCTCCTCCTCACATGGCAACGAGTGTGGCTTCTAGTCCAGTCAGTTCAGCCTCCGGAGTGGGCCCTGGGCCCCATCCAG GTCACCAAAGAGGTTGAACCTTCTCCAGTCCAGCAGGAGACCCCATCTCAGCCTCCAGAGTATGCTGAGGAGGTTGAACCTTCTCCAACCCAGCAGGAGACCGCAGGTCAGCCTCCAGAGCCTCTTGTGGAAGCTGAGCCTTCTCCAAGTGAAAAGGAACAACCAACTCAGCGTTCTGAGCCTACAGAGCCTCCAGCAACCCAGCAGGAGACCCCAGCTCAGCTTTCAGA GAGCAACCAGCTCAGCCTCCAGAGCCTTCTTCAGGGGAGGTGGAACATTCGCCAACTCAACAGGAACAGCCAGCTCAACCTCCAGAGCATGATGAAATGA